From one Populus alba chromosome 17, ASM523922v2, whole genome shotgun sequence genomic stretch:
- the LOC118054980 gene encoding aminopeptidase M1 isoform X3: MEQNQNIKQFKGQTRLPKFAIPDRYDLHLKPYLSVCTFSGTICIDLRIIEPTKFVVLNALELNIHGVLFTDSQNQQQFSPCDFVLDDDDEVLLLVFEETLNAGDGMLRIDFSGILNEHLRGFYRCTYMDGDQKKNMAVTQFEAVDARRCFPCWDEPALKATFKITIDLPLELIALSNMPIIDEKLNGNVKTVYFEESPLMSTYLVAVVIGLFDYVEDTTADGVKVRVYCPLGQANKGKYALSIAVKALDLFAEYFSMPYPLPKLDMVAVPEFSGGAMENYGLIIYRENELLYDDLQSTAARKQRMTIVVMHEVAHHWFGNLVTMEWWTHLWLNEGFATWISYMATDGLFPEWKIWTQFLQQTTGGLRLDALEGSHPIEVEVHQARSVNEIFDAISYKKGSAVIRMLQGYLGDGILQKALSSYMEKYAWKNAKTEDLWSVLSAESGIQVNKMMDSWTKQKGYPVISVKSEDHFLEFEQSQFLSSGLHGEGKWIVPITLFLGSYNRRKNFLLESKFEKVDVSELFSSSDGYSGSFNEANEEKCSEFVWVKVNVEQSGFYRVKYEDKLAAQLRKAVEKNCLLATDKFGVLDDAFALCQACEISISSLLSLMNVYRKELDYAVLSKLIDVCYSVVEISIDAIPDAVNELKTFFINLLLFSAEKLGWESVPGEIHLNTMLRGEVYKALATFGHDKTHSEAMQRFESLLDDRATPLLSADTRKAAYIAIMRNASTTNRNGFESLLKILREADTVHEKERVLGCIASCPDSEIVLEVLNLLVSDEVRDQDIIYGLGGISLEGREIAWRWLKENWDLILNKYGDGLLITHFIRDIITPSGSSAAMKRLMK, translated from the exons ATGGAGCAGAACCAGAACATAAAGCAGTTCAAAGGCCAAACAAGATTACCAAAGTTTGCCATCCCTGACCGTTATGACCTTCACCTCAAACCTTATCTTTCAGTCTGTACCTTTTCTGGCACCATATGTATTGACCTTAGAATCATTGAACCCACTAAGTTCGTTGTCTTAAATGCTCTTGAACTCAATATCCATGGAGTCTTGTTCACTGACTCTCAGAACCAA CAGCAGTTTAGTCCatgtgattttgttttggatgatgatgatgaggtacTTCTGCTGGTCTTTGAAGAAACACTTAATGCTGGCGATGGAATGCTGAGGATTGACTTTTCTGGGATTCTTAATGAGCATTTGAGAGGGTTCTACAGATG TACTTACATGGATGGAGACCAGAAGAAGAATATGGCAGTTACTCAGTTTGAAGCAGTGGACGCAAGGAGGTGTTTTCCATGCTGGGATGAACCTGCGCTCAAG GCAACGTTCAAAATAACCATAGATTTGCCGTTGGAGTTGATAGCTTTGTCTAATATGCCAATCATCGACGAAAAGCTTAATGGGAATGTCAAGACTGTTTATTTCGAGGAGTCTCCTCTCATGTCAACTTATTTGGTGGCTGTTGTTATTGGGTTATTCGACTATGTTGAAGACACGACAGCTGATG GGGTCAAGGTTCGTGTGTACTGTCCTTTGGGTCAGGCTAACAAAGGGAAATATGCTCTAAGTATTGCTGTCAAGGCACTTGATTTATTTGCTGA GTACTTTTCAATGCCCTACCCACTTCCTAAGCTGGACATGGTTGCTGTCCCTGAATTTTCTGGAGGGGCCATGGAGAATTATGGTCTAATAATTTATCGTGAAAATGAGTTACTATATGATGATTTGCAGTCTACAGCTGCTAGAAAGCAGAGA ATGACAATTGTTGTAATGCATGAAGTGGCCCATCATTGGTTTGGCAATCTAGTTACAATGGAATGGTGGACTCATTTATGGCTAAATGAGGGTTTTGCAACATGG ATTAGTTACATGGCAACAGATGGCTTGTTTCCTGAGTGGAAAATATGGACTCAGTTTCTTCAGCAAACAACTGGTGGCTTGCGTCTCGATGCTCTAGAAGGATCGCATCCAATTGAG GTGGAGGTACACCAAGCTCGTTCAGTGAATGAAATCTTCGATGCTATCAGCTACAAGAAGGGATCAGCTGTTATCAGAATGTTGCAGGGCTATCTTGGGGATGGCATATTGCAG AAAGCCCTGAGCTCATACATGGAAAAATACGCTTGGAAAAATGCCAAGACAGAAGATTTATGGAGCGTTCTTTCAGCAGAATCTGGTATTCAAGTGAACAAAATGATGGATAGCTGGACAAAGCAAAAAGGATATCCAGTCATTTCCGTAAAATCTGAAGACCACTTCTTAGAATTTGAACAG TCACAATTCCTGTCGTCTGGTTTGCATGGTGAGGGGAAATGGATTGTTCCAATAACTTTGTTCCTTGGCTCTTACAACAGACGCAAGAATTTCCTGTTAGAGTCAAAATTTGAAAAGGTGGATGTATCTGAGCTCTTTTCATCTTCTGATGGGTATTCTGGCTCATTCAATGAAGCTAACGAGGAGAAATGTTCTGAGTTTGTATGGGTCAAAGTTAACGTTGAGCAGAGTGGTTTCTATAGAGTAAAATATGAAGATAAACTTGCAGCTCAACTGAGGAAAGCAGTAGAGAAAAATTGCTTGTTGGCAACAGATAAATTTG GGGTTCTGGATGATGCATTTGCTCTTTGCCAGGCTTGTGAAATATCAATATCATCTTTGCTTTCTTTGATGAATGTATACAGAAAAGAGCTGGATTATGCTGTATTGTCAAAACTCATTGAT GTATGCTATAGTGTTGTTGAGATCTCGATAGATGCCATCCCAGATGCAGTGAATGAGTTGAAAACTTTTTTCATCAACCTCCTCCTATTTTCTGCTGa GAAATTAGGATGGGAATCGGTTCCAGGTGAGATCCACTTAAATACAATGTTAAGAGGAGAAGTATACAAGGCCTTGGCTACCTTTGGGCATGATAAAACTCACAGTGAAGCAATGCAGCGGTTTGAATCGTTGTTAGATGACAGAGCCACACCTCTTCTTTCAGCTGATACAAgaaag GCTGCGTACATTGCTATAATGAGGAATGCTAGCACCACAAATAGAAATGGTTTTGAGTCCTTGTTGAAAATTTTGAGAGAAGCCGATACAGTTCATGAGAAGGAACGTGTTTTGG GATGTATAGCTTCATGTCCAGACTCGGAGATAGTTCTAGAAGTTCTGAACCTGTTGGTGTCTGATGAG gTTCGGGATCAGGATATCATCTATGGACTGGGTGGAATTAGCTTAGAGGGCCGCGAAATAGCATGGAGATGGTTGAAG GAGAATTGGGACCTAATCTTGAACAAATATGGTGATGGACTTCTAATCACCCATTTCATTAGAGATATCATCACACca TCTGGCAGTTCTGCAGCAATGAAAAGGCTGATGAAGTGA
- the LOC118054980 gene encoding aminopeptidase M1 isoform X2, which translates to MEQNQNIKQFKGQTRLPKFAIPDRYDLHLKPYLSVCTFSGTICIDLRIIEPTKFVVLNALELNIHGVLFTDSQNQQFSPCDFVLDDDDEVLLLVFEETLNAGDGMLRIDFSGILNEHLRGFYRCTYMDGDQKKNMAVTQFEAVDARRCFPCWDEPALKATFKITIDLPLELIALSNMPIIDEKLNGNVKTVYFEESPLMSTYLVAVVIGLFDYVEDTTADGVKVRVYCPLGQANKGKYALSIAVKALDLFAEYFSMPYPLPKLDMVAVPEFSGGAMENYGLIIYRENELLYDDLQSTAARKQRMTIVVMHEVAHHWFGNLVTMEWWTHLWLNEGFATWISYMATDGLFPEWKIWTQFLQQTTGGLRLDALEGSHPIEVEVHQARSVNEIFDAISYKKGSAVIRMLQGYLGDGILQKALSSYMEKYAWKNAKTEDLWSVLSAESGIQVNKMMDSWTKQKGYPVISVKSEDHFLEFEQSQFLSSGLHGEGKWIVPITLFLGSYNRRKNFLLESKFEKVDVSELFSSSDGYSGSFNEANEEKCSEFVWVKVNVEQSGFYRVKYEDKLAAQLRKAVEKNCLLATDKFGVLDDAFALCQACEISISSLLSLMNVYRKELDYAVLSKLIDVCYSVVEISIDAIPDAVNELKTFFINLLLFSAEKLGWESVPGEIHLNTMLRGEVYKALATFGHDKTHSEAMQRFESLLDDRATPLLSADTRKAAYIAIMRNASTTNRNGFESLLKILREADTVHEKERVLGCIASCPDSEIVLEVLNLLVSDEVRDQDIIYGLGGISLEGREIAWRWLKENWDLILNKYGDGLLITHFIRDIITPFCSNEKADEVTEFFATRATPGIAMNLKQSIEQVRIKARWVQSIKQESSLEEVISRLAC; encoded by the exons ATGGAGCAGAACCAGAACATAAAGCAGTTCAAAGGCCAAACAAGATTACCAAAGTTTGCCATCCCTGACCGTTATGACCTTCACCTCAAACCTTATCTTTCAGTCTGTACCTTTTCTGGCACCATATGTATTGACCTTAGAATCATTGAACCCACTAAGTTCGTTGTCTTAAATGCTCTTGAACTCAATATCCATGGAGTCTTGTTCACTGACTCTCAGAACCAA CAGTTTAGTCCatgtgattttgttttggatgatgatgatgaggtacTTCTGCTGGTCTTTGAAGAAACACTTAATGCTGGCGATGGAATGCTGAGGATTGACTTTTCTGGGATTCTTAATGAGCATTTGAGAGGGTTCTACAGATG TACTTACATGGATGGAGACCAGAAGAAGAATATGGCAGTTACTCAGTTTGAAGCAGTGGACGCAAGGAGGTGTTTTCCATGCTGGGATGAACCTGCGCTCAAG GCAACGTTCAAAATAACCATAGATTTGCCGTTGGAGTTGATAGCTTTGTCTAATATGCCAATCATCGACGAAAAGCTTAATGGGAATGTCAAGACTGTTTATTTCGAGGAGTCTCCTCTCATGTCAACTTATTTGGTGGCTGTTGTTATTGGGTTATTCGACTATGTTGAAGACACGACAGCTGATG GGGTCAAGGTTCGTGTGTACTGTCCTTTGGGTCAGGCTAACAAAGGGAAATATGCTCTAAGTATTGCTGTCAAGGCACTTGATTTATTTGCTGA GTACTTTTCAATGCCCTACCCACTTCCTAAGCTGGACATGGTTGCTGTCCCTGAATTTTCTGGAGGGGCCATGGAGAATTATGGTCTAATAATTTATCGTGAAAATGAGTTACTATATGATGATTTGCAGTCTACAGCTGCTAGAAAGCAGAGA ATGACAATTGTTGTAATGCATGAAGTGGCCCATCATTGGTTTGGCAATCTAGTTACAATGGAATGGTGGACTCATTTATGGCTAAATGAGGGTTTTGCAACATGG ATTAGTTACATGGCAACAGATGGCTTGTTTCCTGAGTGGAAAATATGGACTCAGTTTCTTCAGCAAACAACTGGTGGCTTGCGTCTCGATGCTCTAGAAGGATCGCATCCAATTGAG GTGGAGGTACACCAAGCTCGTTCAGTGAATGAAATCTTCGATGCTATCAGCTACAAGAAGGGATCAGCTGTTATCAGAATGTTGCAGGGCTATCTTGGGGATGGCATATTGCAG AAAGCCCTGAGCTCATACATGGAAAAATACGCTTGGAAAAATGCCAAGACAGAAGATTTATGGAGCGTTCTTTCAGCAGAATCTGGTATTCAAGTGAACAAAATGATGGATAGCTGGACAAAGCAAAAAGGATATCCAGTCATTTCCGTAAAATCTGAAGACCACTTCTTAGAATTTGAACAG TCACAATTCCTGTCGTCTGGTTTGCATGGTGAGGGGAAATGGATTGTTCCAATAACTTTGTTCCTTGGCTCTTACAACAGACGCAAGAATTTCCTGTTAGAGTCAAAATTTGAAAAGGTGGATGTATCTGAGCTCTTTTCATCTTCTGATGGGTATTCTGGCTCATTCAATGAAGCTAACGAGGAGAAATGTTCTGAGTTTGTATGGGTCAAAGTTAACGTTGAGCAGAGTGGTTTCTATAGAGTAAAATATGAAGATAAACTTGCAGCTCAACTGAGGAAAGCAGTAGAGAAAAATTGCTTGTTGGCAACAGATAAATTTG GGGTTCTGGATGATGCATTTGCTCTTTGCCAGGCTTGTGAAATATCAATATCATCTTTGCTTTCTTTGATGAATGTATACAGAAAAGAGCTGGATTATGCTGTATTGTCAAAACTCATTGAT GTATGCTATAGTGTTGTTGAGATCTCGATAGATGCCATCCCAGATGCAGTGAATGAGTTGAAAACTTTTTTCATCAACCTCCTCCTATTTTCTGCTGa GAAATTAGGATGGGAATCGGTTCCAGGTGAGATCCACTTAAATACAATGTTAAGAGGAGAAGTATACAAGGCCTTGGCTACCTTTGGGCATGATAAAACTCACAGTGAAGCAATGCAGCGGTTTGAATCGTTGTTAGATGACAGAGCCACACCTCTTCTTTCAGCTGATACAAgaaag GCTGCGTACATTGCTATAATGAGGAATGCTAGCACCACAAATAGAAATGGTTTTGAGTCCTTGTTGAAAATTTTGAGAGAAGCCGATACAGTTCATGAGAAGGAACGTGTTTTGG GATGTATAGCTTCATGTCCAGACTCGGAGATAGTTCTAGAAGTTCTGAACCTGTTGGTGTCTGATGAG gTTCGGGATCAGGATATCATCTATGGACTGGGTGGAATTAGCTTAGAGGGCCGCGAAATAGCATGGAGATGGTTGAAG GAGAATTGGGACCTAATCTTGAACAAATATGGTGATGGACTTCTAATCACCCATTTCATTAGAGATATCATCACACca TTCTGCAGCAATGAAAAGGCTGATGAAGTGACAGAGTTTTTTGCTACTCGGGCAACTCCAGGGATTGCAATGAATTTGAAGCAAAGCATAGAGCAAGTAAGAATCAAGGCAAGGTGGGTTCAAAGCATAAAGCAAGAAAGTTCCCTTGAAGAAGTAATCTCACGACTAGCTTGCTAA
- the LOC118054980 gene encoding aminopeptidase M1 isoform X1, producing the protein MEQNQNIKQFKGQTRLPKFAIPDRYDLHLKPYLSVCTFSGTICIDLRIIEPTKFVVLNALELNIHGVLFTDSQNQQQFSPCDFVLDDDDEVLLLVFEETLNAGDGMLRIDFSGILNEHLRGFYRCTYMDGDQKKNMAVTQFEAVDARRCFPCWDEPALKATFKITIDLPLELIALSNMPIIDEKLNGNVKTVYFEESPLMSTYLVAVVIGLFDYVEDTTADGVKVRVYCPLGQANKGKYALSIAVKALDLFAEYFSMPYPLPKLDMVAVPEFSGGAMENYGLIIYRENELLYDDLQSTAARKQRMTIVVMHEVAHHWFGNLVTMEWWTHLWLNEGFATWISYMATDGLFPEWKIWTQFLQQTTGGLRLDALEGSHPIEVEVHQARSVNEIFDAISYKKGSAVIRMLQGYLGDGILQKALSSYMEKYAWKNAKTEDLWSVLSAESGIQVNKMMDSWTKQKGYPVISVKSEDHFLEFEQSQFLSSGLHGEGKWIVPITLFLGSYNRRKNFLLESKFEKVDVSELFSSSDGYSGSFNEANEEKCSEFVWVKVNVEQSGFYRVKYEDKLAAQLRKAVEKNCLLATDKFGVLDDAFALCQACEISISSLLSLMNVYRKELDYAVLSKLIDVCYSVVEISIDAIPDAVNELKTFFINLLLFSAEKLGWESVPGEIHLNTMLRGEVYKALATFGHDKTHSEAMQRFESLLDDRATPLLSADTRKAAYIAIMRNASTTNRNGFESLLKILREADTVHEKERVLGCIASCPDSEIVLEVLNLLVSDEVRDQDIIYGLGGISLEGREIAWRWLKENWDLILNKYGDGLLITHFIRDIITPFCSNEKADEVTEFFATRATPGIAMNLKQSIEQVRIKARWVQSIKQESSLEEVISRLAC; encoded by the exons ATGGAGCAGAACCAGAACATAAAGCAGTTCAAAGGCCAAACAAGATTACCAAAGTTTGCCATCCCTGACCGTTATGACCTTCACCTCAAACCTTATCTTTCAGTCTGTACCTTTTCTGGCACCATATGTATTGACCTTAGAATCATTGAACCCACTAAGTTCGTTGTCTTAAATGCTCTTGAACTCAATATCCATGGAGTCTTGTTCACTGACTCTCAGAACCAA CAGCAGTTTAGTCCatgtgattttgttttggatgatgatgatgaggtacTTCTGCTGGTCTTTGAAGAAACACTTAATGCTGGCGATGGAATGCTGAGGATTGACTTTTCTGGGATTCTTAATGAGCATTTGAGAGGGTTCTACAGATG TACTTACATGGATGGAGACCAGAAGAAGAATATGGCAGTTACTCAGTTTGAAGCAGTGGACGCAAGGAGGTGTTTTCCATGCTGGGATGAACCTGCGCTCAAG GCAACGTTCAAAATAACCATAGATTTGCCGTTGGAGTTGATAGCTTTGTCTAATATGCCAATCATCGACGAAAAGCTTAATGGGAATGTCAAGACTGTTTATTTCGAGGAGTCTCCTCTCATGTCAACTTATTTGGTGGCTGTTGTTATTGGGTTATTCGACTATGTTGAAGACACGACAGCTGATG GGGTCAAGGTTCGTGTGTACTGTCCTTTGGGTCAGGCTAACAAAGGGAAATATGCTCTAAGTATTGCTGTCAAGGCACTTGATTTATTTGCTGA GTACTTTTCAATGCCCTACCCACTTCCTAAGCTGGACATGGTTGCTGTCCCTGAATTTTCTGGAGGGGCCATGGAGAATTATGGTCTAATAATTTATCGTGAAAATGAGTTACTATATGATGATTTGCAGTCTACAGCTGCTAGAAAGCAGAGA ATGACAATTGTTGTAATGCATGAAGTGGCCCATCATTGGTTTGGCAATCTAGTTACAATGGAATGGTGGACTCATTTATGGCTAAATGAGGGTTTTGCAACATGG ATTAGTTACATGGCAACAGATGGCTTGTTTCCTGAGTGGAAAATATGGACTCAGTTTCTTCAGCAAACAACTGGTGGCTTGCGTCTCGATGCTCTAGAAGGATCGCATCCAATTGAG GTGGAGGTACACCAAGCTCGTTCAGTGAATGAAATCTTCGATGCTATCAGCTACAAGAAGGGATCAGCTGTTATCAGAATGTTGCAGGGCTATCTTGGGGATGGCATATTGCAG AAAGCCCTGAGCTCATACATGGAAAAATACGCTTGGAAAAATGCCAAGACAGAAGATTTATGGAGCGTTCTTTCAGCAGAATCTGGTATTCAAGTGAACAAAATGATGGATAGCTGGACAAAGCAAAAAGGATATCCAGTCATTTCCGTAAAATCTGAAGACCACTTCTTAGAATTTGAACAG TCACAATTCCTGTCGTCTGGTTTGCATGGTGAGGGGAAATGGATTGTTCCAATAACTTTGTTCCTTGGCTCTTACAACAGACGCAAGAATTTCCTGTTAGAGTCAAAATTTGAAAAGGTGGATGTATCTGAGCTCTTTTCATCTTCTGATGGGTATTCTGGCTCATTCAATGAAGCTAACGAGGAGAAATGTTCTGAGTTTGTATGGGTCAAAGTTAACGTTGAGCAGAGTGGTTTCTATAGAGTAAAATATGAAGATAAACTTGCAGCTCAACTGAGGAAAGCAGTAGAGAAAAATTGCTTGTTGGCAACAGATAAATTTG GGGTTCTGGATGATGCATTTGCTCTTTGCCAGGCTTGTGAAATATCAATATCATCTTTGCTTTCTTTGATGAATGTATACAGAAAAGAGCTGGATTATGCTGTATTGTCAAAACTCATTGAT GTATGCTATAGTGTTGTTGAGATCTCGATAGATGCCATCCCAGATGCAGTGAATGAGTTGAAAACTTTTTTCATCAACCTCCTCCTATTTTCTGCTGa GAAATTAGGATGGGAATCGGTTCCAGGTGAGATCCACTTAAATACAATGTTAAGAGGAGAAGTATACAAGGCCTTGGCTACCTTTGGGCATGATAAAACTCACAGTGAAGCAATGCAGCGGTTTGAATCGTTGTTAGATGACAGAGCCACACCTCTTCTTTCAGCTGATACAAgaaag GCTGCGTACATTGCTATAATGAGGAATGCTAGCACCACAAATAGAAATGGTTTTGAGTCCTTGTTGAAAATTTTGAGAGAAGCCGATACAGTTCATGAGAAGGAACGTGTTTTGG GATGTATAGCTTCATGTCCAGACTCGGAGATAGTTCTAGAAGTTCTGAACCTGTTGGTGTCTGATGAG gTTCGGGATCAGGATATCATCTATGGACTGGGTGGAATTAGCTTAGAGGGCCGCGAAATAGCATGGAGATGGTTGAAG GAGAATTGGGACCTAATCTTGAACAAATATGGTGATGGACTTCTAATCACCCATTTCATTAGAGATATCATCACACca TTCTGCAGCAATGAAAAGGCTGATGAAGTGACAGAGTTTTTTGCTACTCGGGCAACTCCAGGGATTGCAATGAATTTGAAGCAAAGCATAGAGCAAGTAAGAATCAAGGCAAGGTGGGTTCAAAGCATAAAGCAAGAAAGTTCCCTTGAAGAAGTAATCTCACGACTAGCTTGCTAA